TTGGAACGAAGGACAGAAAAATGGTTCCGATATGGGCAAACGCGGCAACCAGAACTTTGTCCCAATTCCCACGGGTAGGTTAATTGAACGTCTTAAACAACTTGTCTGTGAATATGGGATTGTTTTGACAATTACCGAAGAAGCATATACGAGCTGTGCATCGTTTTTGGATGGCGATTTATTACCGAAATATGGTGAGAAACCCGAAGGATATAAACCGTCTGGAAATCGCATTACGCGAGGAACTTACAAAACCAAAAACGGAAAAATTATTCAGGCTGATTGTAATGCAGCAGCGAACATAATGAAGAAAGTAGCCACACAGCTAGGACTTGTCCTAGTCAAGGTGGGTAGGGCAGTTTTGAGTCTGCCACATCGGTATGATTTGTTCCGAGATCTAAAGAATTCATTTCGCAATAAGTTGCGAAGTGCAGCTTTAGCTCACAGAGTAACAACCATGTAGAATCCCTCGTGTTTTAAACCGAGGGAGAACTCAAAATCTAAGTTTGTCTTTAGCTTAACAGGCAAGCTGATAAAATAGCTACTCATTGGCTGATATAATAAGCATACTCAAAACTATGTCAAATCAAGCTCCTATCCCAGTTGTTGTTGTTGGCGCTGGTGGCAAAATGGGTCGTGAGGTAGTTAAAGCAGTAGCACAAGCACCTGATATGAATCTTGTAGGTGCTATTGATACTAGCCCAGAACTTCAAGATAAAGACGCAGGCGAACTCGCAGGTTTAACAGAACCGCTGGAAATTCCCATCACCAATCAAATCGAACCAATGCTGGCATTTGCAGCCCAGGAAAGACAGCCAGGAGTGATGGTAGATTTTACTCATCCCAAATCAGTTTATGATAATATTCGCAGTGCGATCGCTTATGGTGTTCGTCCTGTAGTTGGAACCACCGGGTTAACTCAACAACAAATTAGCGAGTTAGCAGAATTTGCTGATAAGGCCAGTACGGGCTGTCTGATTATTCCCAACTTTTCCATTGGGATGGTGCTGCTACAACAAGCTGCAGTCGTGGCATCCCAATATTTTGACCACGTTGAAATTATAGAACTGCATCACAACCAAAAAGCTGATGCGCCTAGCGGTACAGCAATTCAAACGGCTCAAATGCTAGCTGAAATGGGTAAAGTATTTAACCCACCTCTTGTGGAAGAGTCCGAGAAATTACCAGGAGCCAGGGGAAGTCAAGCAGGAGAAGGTATCAGAATTCACAGCATCAGGTTACCGGGGTTGATAGCTCACCAAGAAGTGATTTTTGGCGCAGCAGGTCAAATATACACCCTCAGACATGATACGAGCGATCGCGCTTGCTATATGCCGGGAGTACTACTAGCAATTCGCAAAGTCTTGCAGTTAAAGTCGTTAGTATATGGATTAGAAAAAATACTATAAATCTCAAATCCAGAATTACCCATGATAGTCCCATTAACCCGCCAGAAATTTGAACAACTTGTTCCTCTGGTTGCCACAGGTCTGCAGTACAAGTATTACTGGGGAAAATTTCCCGACTTTTTACAACGGCTACTCATTTCTGTAGTAGCGGCGGCGGCTGTTTTACTGATAAGAGTTATTTTTGGAGTTAGCGATTTAACAACTCCCATACTATTTCTTATAGGGCTGATTGGTGCTCTCTATTGGCTCTGGGGACCTGTATTTTGGGCAAGCATGCGAAATGCAAAATGTCGCCGTTATAAGTATGGTGGGTTTTTCCAGGGACGAGTTCTAGATTTCTGGATTACAGAAGAGGTACTTGGTAAACAAGAAACTGTAGACAACAAAGGTGATTTGGTGATTGTAGAAAACCGAGAAAAACGAATTAACATAGAAGTCGGCGATGAAACGGGATTCACTGCTGAATACAAAGCACCATTACGAGTTTCTTACAAAGTTATAGCTCGAAATCAGATGGTAGAAATGCTGGTAGCATCAAACAGCCCAGATTTAAGCAGAATTGAAGAAATTTCCGATATTTACATTCCCAGCCGTGATGTATGGGTGAGTGATTATCCCCTAATACGACGAGATTTTTTTACTGAAGTGAGTCGCCGCTTTGGCGATAAATATTCAGAAAGACCGCGTCGCCACCGCCGGAATGATGAATGATAAATATTATTTTCATAATTCATAATTTTCCATAAGCTTGCCAAGCCAAGTCTACGAGACCATCAACAATAGCGGCGGCTACGACAGCATTTCCCTTACGGCTGTCAATTGTAATGTTAGGAACTAAAGATTCTCGCAAACGTTCCTTTGCAGCATCTACATCTAAAAATCCGGCTGGTGTGGCGATTATTAAAGCAGGTCTGATTTCCTCAGATTCAATTAAATCAACAAGTGTTATGAGGGCAGTTTGAGATTGACCTACTACAAATATTCCCTCTGGGTATCGCTTGGCTAGGGTCTCCATTCCCGATGCAACGCGAGTTTTTTCTTTTTGAGGGTGAGTGTAGGAGTCCATACTGCAATATACCGGATTGGCAAAGGTATTTTGAATGTCTTGAAGAATACCTACCTGCACCATTTGGACATCTACCACAATAGTGGTGCGTGCTGCTAGTGCGGCAGCTGCAGCCTGCAAAGCACGTTCAGAAAAGCGAATTAAAGATTTATACTCAAAGTCTGCTGTAGCATAAACTACTCTTCGAACAAGTTCATACTCTGCGGGCGAAAATATATGCTCACCCATTTCTGAATCGATGATTGCCAAACTTTGAGCGTCGGTTGTATGCCATTCCATAGCTATCAGCAGTCAGCTTCCAGCTAAAAGCTTAGCAGCTTTTATCCCTATATCAATGTCATCTCGATTGGAATACAAATCTTGTGGTACGGGCATCCTTGCCCGTACTCTTCATCAAAAGACAAATTAAAGAACGGGCGAGACGCCCGTCCCACAAGATTATCATTACCCCACAGTTAAGACTCAGCACTTGGAGAAGAGCGACTGAAAACAGGTGACAAGTAAGCAACTAGAGCACCAATGAAAAATCCTGCTACGTTGCGAGTGACTGGTAACCAATCGCTTGTTCTGGTGACAACCGGTCCAAGACCAAAGGCAAGAAATAAAATACCCCACAAAGGCGAGAAAATTAAAGCCCACTGCCAAGCAATTACCTCTCCTTTACCTCGAGGTTGAGCCGCAAATCCACAGATAATCCCCCCAATAATAGAAGTAATTAACGTGAGAATCCACTGCTCTCGCGGTAATCCCGGAACAACTCCGCAACCTCCCTGCAGTAAACAGGTTTTCACTGTTTCCATAGCCTGAAGAATAGCTTGGTCTTCGCCTTGTTCTCGCACAAAGTACAAGTTCCCAAAGCGGGTTTGCAATTCTATCCAAAAAGTACGTGGGAGTAATTCATAAACTGCGTCTCCGACACTAAAACTTAAAATGTTTCCGCCACGGGAGTCAGCAACAAGTAAAACACTTTTATCATCTAAGCCCCAAAAGTTGATGACTGCACGACCTGGGGTGCGATCGTATTGTGTTAACACTCGCAGTTTCCAGCCGGTGTCAGCCTCAAATTTGTCAAAATCTTTGACAAGCTTCTCTTCTTGAATGCTGTTGAGAGATTTCGCTAAGTCTACAACTGGGGTTGGGGTATCCGGTAGTAACTCGGGATTGTCATAAGCGTATGCGTTGGGAGATTGTGTTATCCAAATCGATCCGGCTAAAAACAATACTGCCGCAAATGCCAAAAACTGTCGCCAAACACTATGCTGCATAAGCTTTTTTATACAGTTATATCCAGTAGAAGTGAACACGTTGTTTTAAAAGAGTACGGGAAAAGTGATACTTCTTTACACTTTTTAACTTTAATCTAATCTAACACTCTAAATCAAATTCAACTTTTTGGAGAACTTGGGAGTTGGCGATTAGAAATACACAGGAGCGATCGCCGCCTTCCAACAGAGGCGACAGAAGAAAATCCTGATATTCTAGAATCCAAACGCTACTGCAAGAAAATTCTTATCTTCGCGAGCTAATGAAAATAATACTTATTATCTCAAACCCCAAGACCCAACCCCTAATACCATTACAGAGAATTTAACAATGGAAACTGTAATACCCAAAGCAAGTCGCTGGTTTGTTCGTAGAGACATAGATGGTTTTTTTGGATTAGCTCTCGACAACTTGATTCAAATTTTGTTGATCGTCAATCTTTGCCAAGGAGTGCTTGGCTTTTCTACTACCTTGGTGTATGGACGTATCTTGCCTGGAATAGCTCTCAGTTTAATCGTTGGCAATTTCTATTACAGTTGGTTAGCTTACCAAAAGGGTCAACGCGAGCAACGGGATGACATAACGGCTTTGCCTTATGGCATTAACACCGTTAGCCTGTTTGCTCATGTTTTTTTAGTGATGTTACCTGTTCGGTTGGCTGCGATCGCACAAGGTGCATCTTCAGAACAAGCGGCTGAGCTAGCTTGGCAAGCAGGGCTTGTTGCTTGCTTGGGGTCTGGTTTGATTGAACTATCGGGCGCGTGGATTGGCGATTTTCTTCGGCGCTTGACTCCACGTGCAGCGATGCTTTCCACTTTAGGTGGTATCGCCATTACCTTTATTGCCATTGGATTTCTTTTCCGAACTTTTGCCAGCCCTGTCGTAGGTCTAGTTCCCTTAGGCGTCATCCTGATTACTTACTTTGGAAGAGTTCGATTTGTCATACCTGGTGGTTTGCTCGCAGTTCTTTTAGGAATTGGTCTTGCATGGGGAACAGGTTTAGTCAGTTGGGACAACACCAAATTTGGTGCTGCAGTACAACCCATTGGGGTTTATTTTCCACAGTTATGGATTGGGCAACTATGGAATAGTCGATTAGTGTTGGTAGAATATTTTAGTATCATTTTACCAATGGGGCTTTTTAATCTTGTTGGTAGCTTGCAGAATTTAGAAAGCGCTGAAGCTGCTGGAGATAGTTATCCTGCTGCCCCAAGCCTCGCTGCCAATGGTATTGGTACGCTAGTTGCTGCTGTTTTTGGTTCCTGTTTTCCAACTACCATTTATATCGGTCATCCCGGTTGGAAAGCGTTGGGCGCAAGAGTCGGGTA
This genomic interval from Scytonema hofmannii PCC 7110 contains the following:
- a CDS encoding TPM domain-containing protein — encoded protein: MQHSVWRQFLAFAAVLFLAGSIWITQSPNAYAYDNPELLPDTPTPVVDLAKSLNSIQEEKLVKDFDKFEADTGWKLRVLTQYDRTPGRAVINFWGLDDKSVLLVADSRGGNILSFSVGDAVYELLPRTFWIELQTRFGNLYFVREQGEDQAILQAMETVKTCLLQGGCGVVPGLPREQWILTLITSIIGGIICGFAAQPRGKGEVIAWQWALIFSPLWGILFLAFGLGPVVTRTSDWLPVTRNVAGFFIGALVAYLSPVFSRSSPSAES
- a CDS encoding precorrin-8X methylmutase gives rise to the protein MEWHTTDAQSLAIIDSEMGEHIFSPAEYELVRRVVYATADFEYKSLIRFSERALQAAAAALAARTTIVVDVQMVQVGILQDIQNTFANPVYCSMDSYTHPQKEKTRVASGMETLAKRYPEGIFVVGQSQTALITLVDLIESEEIRPALIIATPAGFLDVDAAKERLRESLVPNITIDSRKGNAVVAAAIVDGLVDLAWQAYGKL
- the dapB gene encoding 4-hydroxy-tetrahydrodipicolinate reductase → MSNQAPIPVVVVGAGGKMGREVVKAVAQAPDMNLVGAIDTSPELQDKDAGELAGLTEPLEIPITNQIEPMLAFAAQERQPGVMVDFTHPKSVYDNIRSAIAYGVRPVVGTTGLTQQQISELAEFADKASTGCLIIPNFSIGMVLLQQAAVVASQYFDHVEIIELHHNQKADAPSGTAIQTAQMLAEMGKVFNPPLVEESEKLPGARGSQAGEGIRIHSIRLPGLIAHQEVIFGAAGQIYTLRHDTSDRACYMPGVLLAIRKVLQLKSLVYGLEKIL